The following proteins come from a genomic window of Terribacillus aidingensis:
- a CDS encoding glycosyltransferase family 4 protein, translating into MRILLVSYYPLPHVGGLWTVVNNLSNELRRIGHDVDVLAQTESLSEYRIIGQDAPFQVADIRPHIESELSAAFPNLEAGSWIHTTEVLRYSLELTALALDISKYDVIHAQDVIAANAMKRIKPDHIPLVTSVHGYLTKEIFLALQGIYPRKSDEELYSSLEYQYHEHLEHIGCHVSEFVHTQADITKQNLIQQHRIPEARFVQFPYGMDIASFNSRPHQLDRIPAATKPVILFVGRLVQLKGVHVLIEALRQLKAINTEWECWILGDGFEEAIKRFTDQMEDADLLSDIRLLGSVANVKDFLETADIFVLPSLQDTQPHSVMEAQLSGIPVVVSNAGGLPEMVEEGVTGLLSEAGDSSSLANQLARLLADPALRLRLAAQAKEWARNQWSLVNMGENTEKLYKKALSMPD; encoded by the coding sequence ATGAGAATACTGCTTGTTTCCTATTATCCGCTTCCGCATGTCGGCGGCCTATGGACAGTCGTGAACAATCTTTCAAATGAACTAAGACGGATTGGACATGATGTTGATGTCCTTGCACAGACGGAAAGTCTATCAGAATACCGAATCATCGGTCAGGATGCTCCCTTCCAGGTTGCCGATATTCGCCCTCATATTGAATCTGAGCTCTCTGCTGCCTTCCCGAATCTTGAAGCTGGTTCCTGGATTCATACGACGGAGGTCTTGCGTTACAGCCTGGAATTGACAGCTCTTGCTTTGGATATTTCCAAATATGATGTCATCCACGCCCAGGATGTGATTGCCGCTAATGCTATGAAAAGAATCAAGCCGGATCACATTCCCCTTGTCACAAGTGTCCATGGCTATTTGACGAAGGAAATTTTCCTGGCACTCCAAGGCATTTATCCGAGAAAATCTGATGAAGAACTATACAGCAGTTTGGAATATCAATACCATGAACATCTCGAACATATTGGCTGTCACGTTAGTGAGTTCGTCCATACGCAAGCAGATATTACGAAGCAGAATCTGATCCAGCAGCACCGGATTCCGGAAGCTCGATTTGTCCAGTTTCCATATGGGATGGATATTGCATCATTTAACAGCCGCCCGCATCAGCTTGATCGAATACCAGCTGCAACGAAACCTGTCATACTCTTTGTCGGCCGGCTCGTACAGTTAAAAGGCGTGCATGTGCTTATTGAGGCACTGCGTCAGCTGAAAGCAATCAACACGGAATGGGAATGCTGGATTCTTGGTGATGGTTTCGAAGAAGCGATCAAGCGCTTCACCGATCAGATGGAGGACGCGGATCTATTATCAGACATCCGCTTACTAGGTTCTGTGGCGAATGTGAAGGACTTCCTGGAGACAGCTGATATCTTCGTTCTGCCAAGCCTGCAGGATACCCAGCCCCATTCTGTCATGGAAGCGCAGCTGAGTGGTATACCAGTAGTGGTAAGTAATGCGGGAGGTCTGCCAGAAATGGTTGAAGAAGGTGTTACTGGATTACTTTCAGAAGCTGGTGATTCATCCAGTCTGGCAAATCAGCTCGCTCGCTTGCTGGCTGACCCTGCCCTGCGGCTGCGATTGGCAGCCCAAGCCAAGGAATGGGCAAGAAATCAATGGTCATTAGTAAACATGGGGGAAAACACAGAAAAACTCTATAAAAAAGCCCTTTCTATGCCAGACTGA
- a CDS encoding ABC transporter permease, which translates to MDKRISPLSRIFLIIMFALLYLPIFYLIFYSFNSGGNMYDFENFTFDWYKELFQDTRLLIIVLNTIVIALLSALISTIIGVLGAIMIYKIRSSRTKYTLLSLNNILIVSPDVIIGASFLILFTIAGIQLGFYSVLLSHIAFSIPIVVLMVLPKLSEMSPSLLDAARDLGASRWEVITKVVIPYITPGIFAGFFMALTYSLDDFAVTFFVTGNGFTTLSVEIYSLARQGISLSINALSAIIFLVTMLIVVIYYFITRRGKRSPDLEVLK; encoded by the coding sequence GTGGATAAAAGAATTTCTCCCCTATCACGAATTTTTCTGATCATTATGTTTGCACTATTGTATTTGCCTATCTTTTACCTGATCTTTTATTCGTTCAACAGTGGCGGCAATATGTATGATTTCGAGAACTTTACGTTTGATTGGTACAAAGAGCTGTTTCAAGACACTCGACTGTTGATCATTGTTTTGAATACCATCGTCATTGCCCTCCTCTCCGCTTTGATTTCAACAATCATCGGTGTGCTTGGTGCGATTATGATCTATAAAATACGTTCCAGCCGAACAAAGTATACCTTGTTGTCACTGAACAATATTTTGATTGTGAGCCCGGATGTCATCATCGGTGCCTCCTTCCTCATCCTGTTTACGATCGCGGGTATTCAGCTTGGATTTTATTCGGTGCTGCTGTCGCATATCGCTTTCAGTATCCCGATTGTCGTTTTAATGGTGCTGCCTAAGCTGTCCGAGATGAGTCCTTCTCTGCTTGATGCAGCAAGAGATTTGGGGGCATCACGCTGGGAAGTCATCACTAAAGTTGTGATTCCTTATATCACTCCAGGTATATTCGCTGGCTTTTTCATGGCACTTACGTATTCGCTCGATGACTTTGCTGTTACGTTCTTTGTAACAGGAAATGGTTTCACCACATTGTCCGTCGAGATTTATTCCCTGGCAAGACAGGGAATTTCCTTGTCCATCAATGCACTTTCAGCAATCATTTTCCTTGTTACAATGCTGATAGTCGTCATTTATTATTTTATTACCCGCCGCGGCAAGCGATCACCTGATCTGGAGGTGCTCAAATGA
- a CDS encoding ABC transporter ATP-binding protein encodes MTKKPIIQFNNVMKQYDKDTTVLDNVSFEIERGKFYTLLGPSGCGKTTILRLIAGFTEMTSGEMLFDGKPLNKIPANKRSVNTVFQDYALFPHLNVYENVAFGLRIKKMPQKEIDEKVKEALRFVNLAGYEKREISEMSGGQRQRVAIARAVVNEPEVILLDEPLSALDLKLRTEMQYELREMQQRLGITFIFVTHDQEEALALSDEIFVLNNGKIEQSGTPTDIYDEPINRFVADFIGESNIVDGRMIRDYEVEFTGKRFACVDQGLQPNEPVEIVIRPEDLHITSAEAGNLRVKVDSQLFRGVHYEISSYDDAGNEWLVHSTKKAVVGEEIGLAFDPEAIHVMRLNETEEEFDKRLEAYDDGE; translated from the coding sequence ATGACAAAGAAACCGATCATTCAATTCAACAATGTAATGAAACAGTACGATAAAGATACCACCGTTTTGGACAATGTCAGCTTCGAAATCGAGCGTGGTAAATTCTATACCCTTTTAGGTCCTTCAGGGTGCGGAAAAACGACGATTTTACGTCTGATTGCAGGGTTCACAGAAATGACTTCCGGTGAGATGTTATTTGATGGAAAGCCTTTGAATAAGATTCCTGCCAATAAAAGATCTGTGAACACAGTATTTCAGGATTATGCTCTATTCCCTCATCTAAATGTATATGAAAACGTCGCCTTTGGTCTGCGCATCAAAAAGATGCCTCAAAAGGAAATCGATGAAAAGGTGAAAGAAGCATTGCGTTTCGTCAATCTGGCAGGATATGAAAAGCGAGAAATCAGTGAAATGTCTGGCGGGCAGCGTCAGCGCGTTGCAATTGCACGAGCCGTTGTGAACGAACCCGAAGTAATTTTGCTGGATGAGCCATTATCCGCACTTGACCTGAAATTGCGCACAGAGATGCAGTATGAATTGCGTGAGATGCAGCAGCGTCTAGGTATCACGTTCATCTTTGTAACGCATGATCAGGAAGAGGCACTGGCTCTCTCAGATGAGATATTTGTCCTTAACAACGGCAAAATTGAACAAAGCGGCACACCAACAGACATATATGATGAGCCGATCAACCGTTTTGTGGCTGACTTTATCGGAGAATCCAACATTGTGGATGGCCGGATGATTCGGGATTATGAAGTGGAGTTCACCGGCAAACGTTTCGCCTGTGTCGACCAGGGTTTGCAGCCGAATGAACCTGTTGAAATTGTCATCCGTCCCGAGGATTTGCATATAACAAGCGCAGAGGCTGGTAACCTGCGCGTCAAAGTGGATTCCCAGCTATTCCGCGGAGTCCATTACGAAATATCCAGCTACGATGATGCTGGTAACGAATGGCTGGTTCATTCTACGAAGAAAGCTGTTGTCGGAGAGGAAATCGGACTTGCATTCGATCCGGAAGCCATTCACGTGATGCGTCTGAATGAGACGGAGGAAGAGTTCGATAAACGACTTGAGGCGTACGACGATGGAGAATAA
- a CDS encoding glycoside hydrolase family 1 protein, which produces MTNQTVFPQGFLWGGATAANQMEGGFHEGNKGLNIADVLPGGKERLRILAEPGFDFEIDTDKYSYPNHEAIDFYHRYKEDIALFAEMGFKVFRMSIAWTRIFPKGDELKPNEEGLAFYDRVFDELLKHGIEPVVTISHYEMPVNLVKEYGGWKSREVITFFERYAKAVLDRYKDKVKYWMTFNEINSGLIMPIMSLGFSIQPGEHKYQSVVQGLHHQFIASAKAVQYCHEVSPEAQIGCMIIYAPVYAYDSKPENIFYADQEARLFNNYCGDVMVRGAYPAFAKRFFKEQGVELQIEEGDLETIQAGTVDYIGFSYYMSRTEKAEKSDDEKAQGNIMSGVKNPFLKASDWGWEIDPLGLRIALNDMYDRYQVPLFIVENGLGAYDKVEEDGSINDDYRIEYLRDHIKAMGEAIEDGVDLMGYTSWGCIDLVSASTGEYSKRYGFIYVDKHDDGSGTLERSRKKSFHWYKDVIETNGAQL; this is translated from the coding sequence ATGACAAATCAAACAGTATTTCCACAAGGATTCCTATGGGGCGGCGCAACGGCAGCTAACCAAATGGAAGGAGGCTTCCATGAAGGCAATAAGGGCTTGAATATCGCGGATGTACTTCCAGGCGGGAAAGAGCGTCTGCGCATCTTGGCAGAGCCAGGATTTGATTTTGAAATCGATACGGATAAATACTCGTACCCGAACCACGAAGCAATCGACTTTTATCATCGTTATAAAGAAGATATCGCGCTATTTGCGGAAATGGGCTTCAAAGTATTCCGTATGTCCATTGCCTGGACTCGTATTTTCCCGAAAGGCGATGAACTGAAGCCGAATGAGGAAGGGCTTGCTTTCTATGATCGTGTATTCGACGAGCTGCTTAAGCACGGTATTGAACCGGTTGTTACTATCTCTCACTATGAAATGCCAGTTAACCTAGTGAAAGAATATGGAGGCTGGAAGAGCCGTGAGGTCATTACGTTCTTCGAGCGTTATGCCAAAGCTGTTTTGGATCGCTACAAAGACAAAGTGAAATATTGGATGACATTCAATGAAATCAATAGCGGACTTATCATGCCGATCATGAGCCTAGGTTTCTCCATCCAGCCTGGTGAGCATAAGTACCAATCAGTAGTCCAAGGTCTGCATCATCAGTTTATTGCCAGTGCAAAAGCTGTCCAATACTGTCATGAAGTAAGTCCGGAGGCACAAATTGGCTGCATGATTATCTATGCACCAGTCTACGCTTATGACAGCAAGCCGGAAAATATCTTCTACGCAGATCAGGAAGCTCGCCTGTTCAACAACTACTGCGGAGACGTGATGGTACGCGGTGCTTATCCAGCTTTCGCTAAACGTTTCTTCAAGGAACAAGGCGTAGAGCTGCAAATTGAAGAAGGTGACTTGGAAACAATTCAAGCAGGAACAGTCGATTACATTGGTTTCAGCTACTACATGTCCCGCACAGAGAAAGCAGAAAAGAGCGATGATGAGAAGGCACAGGGCAATATCATGTCTGGTGTGAAAAACCCGTTCTTAAAAGCAAGCGACTGGGGCTGGGAAATCGATCCATTAGGTCTTCGTATTGCATTGAATGATATGTATGATCGCTATCAAGTGCCATTGTTCATCGTGGAAAACGGACTTGGAGCGTATGATAAAGTCGAAGAAGATGGCAGCATCAACGATGATTATCGCATCGAATACCTTCGTGATCATATCAAAGCGATGGGTGAAGCCATTGAAGATGGCGTGGATTTGATGGGTTATACAAGCTGGGGCTGCATTGACTTGGTAAGTGCCTCTACAGGGGAGTACTCTAAGCGTTATGGTTTCATCTATGTCGATAAGCATGATGATGGGAGCGGTACGTTGGAGCGAAGCCGGAAGAAATCGTTCCATTGGTATAAAGACGTGATTGAAACAAATGGTGCACAACTGTAA
- a CDS encoding beta-glucoside-specific PTS transporter subunit IIABC has product MNHRKTAEEILQLVGGESNVQNVIHCMTRLRFNLYDNSKADRQALEQVDGVLGSNISGSQFQLIIGNEVPKVYKEIIANSNLSESKSTEGEESKQKKNVISSIFDVISGVFTPILPAIAGAGMIKGIAALLVTFGWLQEASQTYQILTVIGDGAFYFLPILLAISAARKFGSNPYVAAAIGAAILHPTLTAMFAEGGSISFVGLPVTVATYSSTVIPILLAIWIASYVEKWVDRVTHASLKLIVVPTVTLLVVVPVTLITVGPLGAIAGNYLSTGTNFLFQNAGIIAMILLAGTFSLIIITGMHYALVPIMLNNIAVNGFDYMIPAMFLANFGQAGAAFAVAMRSKNKKFKSLSFTTALTATMGVTEPAMYGVNMRLKKPFVAALIGAAAGGLLYALTDVKAYIVAGMAGLPGLPTFVGPEFIFAILGLVLAFVAAAIMTWIMGFEEVAAPAEETTTTEEKAVDTAEETDSERASEVIASPLTGEVRSLAEVSDPTFAQEIMGKGTAIFPTVGEVVSPVDGEVVTLFATKHAIGLRSTNGSEVLIHVGIDTVKLNGEHFTAHIASGDKVQTGQKLVSFDIEAIQAAGYDVITPIIITNTAEYEDITALAEGTINSGEAILDLAVPATTSKEAS; this is encoded by the coding sequence ATGAATCATCGTAAAACAGCAGAAGAAATTTTGCAATTGGTAGGCGGAGAATCGAACGTACAAAATGTCATCCATTGTATGACACGCCTTCGCTTCAACTTGTACGATAACAGTAAAGCAGATCGGCAAGCATTGGAGCAGGTAGATGGTGTTCTTGGCTCCAATATCAGCGGCAGTCAGTTTCAGCTGATTATCGGCAATGAGGTACCTAAGGTTTATAAGGAAATTATAGCAAATAGCAATTTAAGTGAATCAAAGAGTACAGAGGGCGAAGAATCGAAACAAAAGAAAAATGTAATCAGCTCTATCTTCGACGTTATTTCCGGTGTATTCACGCCGATTCTGCCAGCTATCGCTGGTGCCGGTATGATCAAAGGTATTGCGGCGTTGCTAGTGACATTCGGGTGGCTGCAAGAAGCCTCCCAGACGTATCAAATCCTGACTGTAATCGGAGACGGTGCATTCTACTTCCTGCCGATACTTCTGGCAATCAGTGCAGCACGTAAATTCGGCTCCAATCCGTATGTGGCAGCTGCGATAGGAGCAGCCATCCTGCATCCGACGCTGACTGCTATGTTCGCAGAAGGAGGATCCATCTCCTTTGTAGGATTGCCAGTAACAGTCGCAACCTATTCATCTACGGTTATACCAATCTTGCTGGCTATCTGGATTGCGTCTTATGTGGAGAAATGGGTAGACCGTGTAACACATGCTTCCTTAAAACTGATTGTTGTCCCGACAGTTACTTTGTTAGTTGTAGTTCCAGTTACCTTGATTACAGTAGGGCCACTTGGAGCTATAGCCGGTAACTACTTGTCTACGGGAACAAACTTCTTATTCCAGAATGCTGGAATAATCGCTATGATCCTGCTTGCAGGAACGTTCTCACTTATCATCATAACTGGTATGCATTACGCACTTGTGCCAATTATGCTGAATAATATTGCAGTAAATGGATTTGATTATATGATTCCAGCCATGTTCCTTGCCAACTTTGGACAAGCTGGTGCTGCATTCGCGGTTGCAATGCGATCTAAAAACAAAAAATTCAAGTCTTTGTCCTTCACAACTGCTTTAACAGCAACTATGGGTGTTACAGAGCCTGCTATGTACGGGGTTAATATGCGATTGAAGAAACCATTCGTTGCAGCCTTGATCGGTGCTGCAGCCGGTGGATTACTATATGCACTTACGGATGTAAAAGCCTATATCGTTGCCGGTATGGCAGGACTTCCAGGTCTTCCGACTTTCGTAGGACCAGAGTTCATCTTTGCCATTCTTGGTCTAGTCCTGGCATTCGTTGCAGCAGCTATCATGACATGGATCATGGGCTTTGAAGAGGTTGCAGCACCTGCTGAGGAAACAACAACGACAGAAGAAAAAGCAGTAGATACAGCAGAAGAAACAGATTCTGAGAGAGCATCTGAAGTCATTGCTAGTCCGCTGACAGGAGAGGTTCGCTCGCTTGCTGAAGTAAGTGATCCGACATTTGCGCAGGAAATCATGGGTAAAGGTACAGCAATCTTTCCGACAGTAGGTGAAGTAGTGTCTCCTGTAGATGGTGAAGTAGTTACGTTATTCGCAACAAAACATGCTATTGGCTTAAGAAGTACAAATGGCTCTGAAGTTTTGATTCATGTCGGTATTGATACGGTGAAATTGAATGGGGAGCATTTCACAGCTCATATCGCCTCAGGTGATAAAGTTCAAACAGGACAAAAACTTGTATCCTTTGATATAGAAGCCATTCAAGCAGCAGGATATGACGTAATAACACCTATTATCATCACAAATACAGCTGAATATGAAGATATCACAGCACTTGCAGAAGGAACTATTAACAGCGGTGAAGCAATACTGGATTTGGCAGTTCCTGCAACTACATCAAAAGAAGCATCCTAA
- a CDS encoding ABC transporter substrate-binding protein, producing the protein MKQLIRLAVVIVAVSAILLVTISRLNASQGYSGGNTLTVYNWGDYIDPEVIDDFEKETGITVVYETFDSNEAMMTKIQQGGTSYDVAVPSEYTIEKMKEEDLLLPIDHSKIPNLKNIDPRFMDLTFDPGNEYSVPYFWGTVGIVYNTKQIEGIDFNSWEDLWDPALKNKIVLIDGAREIMGMGLNSLHYSLNDTDPEHLQEAYDKLVSLKPNVRALLGDENKLLMASGEVSIGITWSGDASEIMAENEDLDYVVPEEGSNLWFDNMVIPKTAKNIDAAHEFINFMLDPKIAAQNTEYVSYSTPNKEALQYMPEEMVNDERFYPPTELTDRLEVYENLGKENLAKYNELFLKFKME; encoded by the coding sequence ATGAAGCAGCTGATACGTTTAGCCGTTGTGATCGTTGCTGTGAGCGCTATTCTGCTTGTTACGATTTCGCGCTTGAATGCATCTCAAGGCTACTCTGGCGGCAATACGCTTACTGTTTATAACTGGGGCGACTATATTGATCCAGAAGTAATTGACGATTTTGAAAAAGAAACAGGTATTACTGTCGTCTATGAAACATTCGATTCGAATGAAGCAATGATGACAAAGATACAGCAGGGCGGAACAAGCTATGATGTTGCTGTACCTTCAGAATATACGATTGAAAAAATGAAGGAAGAGGATTTGCTGCTGCCGATCGATCACAGCAAGATACCGAACCTGAAAAATATCGATCCCCGATTCATGGATCTGACGTTTGATCCTGGAAACGAATATTCTGTACCATATTTCTGGGGAACTGTTGGTATTGTGTACAATACCAAGCAGATTGAAGGTATCGATTTTAATAGCTGGGAGGATCTATGGGATCCGGCCTTAAAAAATAAAATCGTGCTGATTGATGGTGCGCGTGAAATTATGGGAATGGGACTTAACAGCCTTCATTACTCCCTCAACGATACAGACCCAGAACATTTACAAGAAGCTTATGACAAGCTGGTCAGTCTGAAACCGAATGTCAGAGCATTACTTGGGGATGAAAACAAGCTGCTGATGGCATCCGGAGAGGTTTCCATCGGAATAACGTGGTCTGGGGATGCATCTGAGATCATGGCTGAAAATGAGGATCTCGACTATGTCGTTCCAGAAGAAGGCTCCAATCTATGGTTCGATAATATGGTCATTCCGAAGACAGCCAAGAATATCGACGCTGCACATGAGTTCATCAACTTCATGCTCGATCCAAAGATCGCTGCACAAAATACCGAGTATGTAAGCTACTCCACTCCGAACAAAGAAGCATTGCAATATATGCCGGAGGAAATGGTCAATGATGAACGCTTCTACCCGCCGACGGAACTGACAGATCGTCTCGAAGTATATGAGAACCTCGGCAAAGAAAACCTGGCTAAGTATAATGAATTATTCCTGAAATTCAAGATGGAATAA
- a CDS encoding glycosyltransferase family 4 protein: protein MKVLFVFYVPSGGVETLNRQRRAALELVGISSHFLYYGKRRDLVNDHGAPLYITNEDTELKQIFDENEFDAAIVTSDFLSFPRFRRLGFKGKLILEVQGFGPKELAYSQLKMAVPIVNNYANALLHPMTDHIADIYQEFYPNTPTFAFDNCFDASAFTYLPGTAAKKPIIAWIGRIEDNKNWREFLKIGHKLLTELRPDLQLYMFHDPSLAEPNENIAFEQMLDSLQLRSHVSILPDVPHQDMSYYFSLIADSGGFLLATSKVEGAGYAVLEAISCGCPVVTTDSDGVRRAVIHNETGKYYQIGDMDSALREAKEMMENTELRNRIRENAIRHVKERFHYSAYAASFKQMLLALGVQDDSKG from the coding sequence ATGAAGGTGTTATTTGTGTTTTACGTACCGAGCGGCGGTGTTGAAACACTCAATAGACAACGGCGGGCAGCCCTGGAGCTTGTGGGTATCTCTTCACATTTTCTGTATTATGGGAAACGTCGGGACTTAGTAAATGACCATGGCGCGCCATTATATATTACGAATGAGGACACCGAACTCAAGCAAATATTTGATGAAAACGAGTTTGACGCGGCAATCGTAACCTCCGATTTTCTCAGCTTCCCGCGTTTTCGCAGGCTTGGCTTCAAGGGAAAACTGATTCTGGAAGTGCAGGGGTTCGGACCGAAGGAATTAGCTTATTCCCAATTGAAAATGGCTGTACCGATTGTGAATAACTATGCCAATGCTTTGCTGCATCCCATGACAGATCATATAGCAGATATCTATCAGGAGTTCTATCCGAATACGCCGACATTTGCTTTTGATAATTGCTTTGATGCAAGCGCCTTTACCTACTTGCCCGGAACTGCAGCAAAAAAACCTATCATTGCTTGGATTGGCAGAATTGAAGACAATAAGAATTGGCGTGAATTTTTGAAAATCGGTCATAAGCTGCTTACAGAACTGCGGCCGGATTTGCAGCTTTATATGTTCCATGATCCTTCTTTAGCGGAACCTAATGAGAATATTGCTTTTGAACAAATGCTGGACAGCTTGCAGCTGAGGAGTCATGTCTCCATCCTGCCAGATGTCCCGCATCAAGATATGTCGTATTATTTTTCCTTAATTGCTGATTCCGGCGGCTTCCTATTGGCCACTTCCAAAGTCGAAGGAGCTGGATATGCTGTGCTGGAAGCAATCAGCTGCGGCTGTCCAGTCGTTACGACAGATTCAGATGGCGTCAGAAGAGCAGTCATTCATAATGAAACTGGCAAGTACTATCAAATCGGCGACATGGATTCCGCACTTCGGGAAGCAAAGGAAATGATGGAAAACACCGAGCTCCGTAATCGGATACGGGAAAACGCCATCCGCCATGTAAAGGAGCGTTTCCATTACTCTGCGTACGCAGCATCATTCAAACAGATGCTGCTTGCATTAGGTGTTCAGGATGATAGCAAAGGGTAA
- a CDS encoding ABC transporter permease — protein MENKTTRNLYTIPYVIWIAFFVIAPILLVLYYSFQDLNGNFSLTNYRNFFTPIYLEMTLSSFWYAFLITLITLLFAYPTAYLLTKLKHKQLWLLLIIVPSWINLLLKAYAFLGIFGTYGMVNKFLETIGVGSKQLLFTDFSFVFVSVYIFIPFMILPIFNALDKLNPTYLDAANDLGASRWTTFRRIVFPLTLDGVKAGCQITFIPALSLFMLTRLIAGSQVISLGTAIEQQFLVTQNWGMGSTIAVFLIIFMFIIMLLTGTKRRRARG, from the coding sequence ATGGAGAATAAGACGACTCGCAACCTGTATACGATTCCTTATGTCATCTGGATTGCTTTCTTCGTTATCGCACCGATTCTATTGGTCCTGTATTATTCCTTTCAGGATTTGAACGGGAATTTCTCCCTGACTAACTATCGGAACTTCTTTACGCCTATTTATCTGGAGATGACATTAAGCTCCTTCTGGTATGCATTTTTAATTACGCTTATCACTTTGCTCTTTGCTTACCCGACAGCTTATTTGCTTACAAAGCTGAAGCATAAACAATTATGGCTTTTATTGATCATTGTCCCAAGCTGGATCAATCTATTATTAAAAGCATATGCATTCCTAGGTATTTTTGGCACATACGGCATGGTCAATAAATTTCTGGAAACAATCGGCGTCGGATCAAAGCAGCTTCTTTTCACAGATTTCAGTTTCGTGTTCGTTTCTGTCTATATTTTCATTCCATTTATGATATTGCCGATTTTCAATGCTCTGGATAAGCTGAACCCTACTTATTTAGATGCAGCGAATGATTTGGGGGCATCACGCTGGACGACATTCCGCCGGATTGTTTTTCCTTTGACGCTTGATGGTGTGAAGGCAGGCTGTCAGATTACATTCATCCCAGCTTTATCTCTATTCATGCTCACACGACTTATCGCCGGCAGCCAAGTGATTTCACTCGGTACTGCGATTGAACAGCAATTTCTAGTTACACAGAATTGGGGTATGGGATCGACAATTGCTGTCTTCCTGATCATATTCATGTTCATCATCATGCTTTTAACGGGAACAAAAAGGAGGAGAGCACGTGGATAA
- a CDS encoding glycosyltransferase encodes MLPKVTIIIPFYNDKYVPHAIQSALDQTYPNIEVLLVDDGSTTEMDKLEPYMEHITYVRKENGGTATALNLGIEKSTGEYIAWLSSDDMFLPEKIQVQMNYMLANNALVSFANYHLIDKDNQVFYPWCGKRFSPANNEKEVYESFRTENPVNGCTIVARKDVFDTTGLFNPGFLYTHDYDMWFRMLLTGFHMHYIDEVLIHFRSHAESGTSRFQPQIKHEIKTIEDYYRPILDEYLDKYASFNQKEST; translated from the coding sequence TTGCTGCCAAAAGTAACGATCATCATCCCATTTTATAATGACAAATATGTCCCTCATGCTATTCAAAGCGCCTTAGATCAAACATATCCGAACATTGAGGTACTGCTTGTTGATGATGGGTCCACAACTGAAATGGATAAGCTCGAACCGTATATGGAACATATTACGTATGTACGGAAGGAAAACGGTGGTACAGCTACCGCCTTGAATCTCGGTATTGAAAAAAGCACTGGAGAATATATCGCCTGGCTCAGCTCCGATGATATGTTCCTGCCAGAGAAGATACAAGTGCAGATGAACTATATGCTTGCCAACAACGCACTTGTAAGTTTTGCGAACTACCATTTAATAGATAAAGATAATCAAGTTTTTTACCCTTGGTGCGGCAAACGTTTTTCTCCTGCCAATAATGAGAAGGAAGTCTACGAATCTTTCCGTACGGAAAACCCGGTTAACGGATGTACGATCGTCGCGCGAAAAGATGTCTTTGACACGACTGGCCTTTTCAATCCGGGCTTTTTGTATACCCATGATTATGATATGTGGTTCCGGATGCTCCTCACAGGTTTCCACATGCATTATATAGATGAAGTGCTGATCCATTTCCGATCACACGCAGAGTCCGGCACATCCAGATTCCAGCCTCAAATTAAGCATGAAATCAAGACAATAGAAGATTATTACCGCCCAATACTGGATGAATACCTGGATAAATATGCATCGTTCAATCAAAAGGAGTCAACATGA